In Macaca mulatta isolate MMU2019108-1 chromosome 16, T2T-MMU8v2.0, whole genome shotgun sequence, the sequence TAGGCAGATGGGCCTGGAGGAAAGGCAGATTGAGGacctggggggaggggggagagtaAGACAGAAAAGCTTGGTTCTCCCTCTCCACTCCCTCTGTTCCTATTGGCTTGTGAAGACTGTCTCTGAACCAGTGAGCCCCGCATCCTCCCAGAGCCCCCAACCCAGGTGTCAGCTCAGCTTTCCAATCAGGGCCACCATATAGAGGGGATCAGACTCTTCAGGCGACAAAGCAGGTCAGATCAGTGACCTCAGCTCACTCCCCAGCAggagcccctcccctccccccccactTCAAGTTCTGAGCCTCTGGTCTGGCAGTCCTCTGAGATAAAGTCAGTTACATTTCAGTCTACCCAGACCCTGTCCCTCAGCATGGAGATGAAAAATGTGGTCCATCCTTCCCACAGGCCCTACTCCCCTTGCGCCCAAGAAAGGTCACAGGAGACCTAGCCTTTGGGGCAGGTGGGGGCAGTATTTGGGTCAGGCACCCCCGAGCAGGCCAGAGTGAGAAGCCGAttccctccctccactccccaGGACACGAACCCAAGGACATTCCACTGGAGGGGGCACAGCCTGGAGATCCGTGTAGCATGGAGATCCGTGCATCCCTGACCTTCCCAGGGGTAAGGAGGGAAGCTCAGGGGCATCCCCTGGGTCTGACAGGACCCAGTCAACCTTGGTAAACTTGATTCTCTGGTAGTCAGGGGTATCGACAGAGACCAAGAGAGGGACAAAGTGAGGGAGTGCCAGAGacgggaagaagagaaggaaagaagggggaCCTACTTAGAGAAGTTTGAAGGGGTCTTGGCGGCCATCTCAAGAAGCCTCAGGGGTCCCgaaaggaaagtggaaggggTGGGCTGCCCGGCCACCCCCATACCTGTATTTCATGCCAGTGCCTCGGCCGGTGCTCTCTCGGAGGGCCCCAGCGGGCGCTGGGGGTCGGGGAACCAGTGCAGCTCGGGCCTTGGGGCCAGACCCTCCACCCCCCGGAGGATTCCCGTGCCCCGCGCCGGTCGGCCCGCCATTACCGCCCCCGGGGCCTGGCCGGGGTCCACACAGACGGTCCTCACTGCTCCGGCTGCGAAGGTTCTGCTCGGTACACGCGATTGACACCTGCATGCCGGCTGAccggggcgggggagggggctcCGAGGGGACGGGACGGGGGAGCAGGGAAGCCCGAGGGCGGACCACCGGGGGCGTAGTGGGGTGAGCCCCGGCAGAGAGGGAAGGCTGAGGAGGCTGCGGCGGGAGCCGCCAGGCAGGATCGGCCCGCGGGGGCGGGCTGCTGGAGGTCGCGAGGTTTGCGGCGGGAGGGAAGAAACGCGGGGGGCGCCAGGAGTGGAGGTATTCAGTTACGCGGGACACAGGTGCAAGGAGTAGGAGGGGGAAATGGATGAGGGTAAAGGTCGAGGATGAGGTAAAGATCTCGGAGGATAAGGACCCAGGGGGAAGTGGGGCGGGAGAAAGATGCCACTTCAGCGCGAACCGCTGCGGGACCCGCTGGGCTCCCAGCCGCGTCGGCAGCGGGCCCAGCTCATCAGCATGCAGGCACCGCCTCCTCATCTGCATAGAGCCGCCCGCCTCGCAGCCAAACCTGCCGGTCATTTGCATAAGCCCCGCCTGCCGAAGGCTCCGCAGCTTGAATATTTTCTGAGCGGAATCCGGGAGGGTAGCTCCTGCACCATCTGGGACCCAAGGGCTGTCAGGCTTCCCCAggcccagtggttctcaatcggGAGGGACTGTGTCTCCCAGGGGACTTTTGGCAAGGTTTGGAGATATTTTTGATTTCATGCCTGTGCTATCAGCATCTAGTGAGTGGTAGCCAGGGATGCTGCGAAAATCCTACAAAGCACAGGACGGTCCCCACAAtgaagaattatccagcccaaagcATCAATATTCCCACAGTTGAGAAGCCCATCCGCAAAGCCACTTCGTAGTCCTCAAGGATGTGTGGCTGCCCTACTTTCCGCCTTCATGCATGGGGCAGGACTGAGAGGGCCCTCAAACCAACACGCTCAGGCCGCAGAGAGTGGCAAAAAGTTTATTCTGTGCTTCTCGCAGCATCAGGTCGGGGATAAAACTGGAGAGCGGGCCTGGCGTGGAGGTGGAGGGACTCTGTGGGCTTCATTCTGGTAGGAGGAGAGCATCAGGGCAGGCCTTTACGCTGTTGCtctgggtggggggtgggggtgcggGGGCTTACAGTGGGGGCCCTTAAGTGGCACAGGTTCAGAAGGGCCCCAGGCAGACATGAATTCTCCTGAGACATGAGGAAGGTTGCTTCAGCCAGCCCGGGCGGAGAAGAAGGGCAGAGAGCGAACATAGGAGTCCAGTCGGGAGCGGAAGAGCTCACTTTGCACAGTTTGACCCAGCGGGCACAGGGGATTCTTCACCACCAGCTCCACATACAGCTATAGAAAGGGAAGATGTTAGAGCCAGGCTTTGGATACTTGTGGTTTTTAGCCCCAAACCTTGTACCTCAGGGGTGTGTAAATGCACAAGGAAGAAGGGCTGGAAGACAAGCCCTCTCTGAGGAGAAAGTGGTGGTGGCAGTTAAGAACCTAAGGGCCCCTGAGAAAACTCTTGAGTTCAGCAAACATATAGTAGGATTAGGGCAGGGAAGATGAGGGAGTCTTGGGGTTCTGATGAACTCTGGGGTATGGGTCCCCGGGGCTAGCACTGACCGCACTGTAGATGTGATGCAGCACATCTCGGATGGGTCCCACGCCCAAGTCAGTATTCATGACAACTTTGATCCCAGTGGGCGTCTCGTAGTAATGGAGTTTGTAACGGCTAGTTTGGAAGGCCAGGAAGCCATCCTTCCTGCAGAGATGAGGAGGGTGTTAAAGAATGGGAGCAGAATCTCTCACAAAGAGATACTTTTGATCCCCTCAAAGGTCGACTCCCTCTTCATCTAAACATATCCTTTGTAGAAGCCTGGTTGAGTAAATACATCACCCATCCTCACCCCTCAATTTAGCCTCCACCAACCTCTCTACTTTCAGACCCTCCCCACCGCCACTCCTGCCAGCTCCAGCACTCTCGCTCCGGACTCAGCCTCTCTAAGTACCCTTTCCCCCTCTGGAGGCCAATGCTCCTTCCACTTCAGAAAGTTTCCCCCATCCCCAAATTCCCAAGGCTAGCCTTCCTCCCAACATCTTTTCTGACTCGGCGTACATGTCTAGCGGGGACATCTTGCTGACAAACGAGCGGATAGAGAAGAGCATCCCGTACATCAGCTTATACTCCTGGAGGGAGAGGGGCAGAGTTAGCTCTCGGTGGATGCGGGAgacggggtgggggctgggaatGAGCTCGGGTTTGAGAGGAGGGGCCgggttgggactataggtgtttGGAGATGAGAGGTCACCCGGGCTGCACCGGGGCCCTCTCGTCACCTCCTCCTTGGGAATCCCTGCTTGCTTCTTGCGGTGCCATTCGCTGTAGTGCAGACACACTCCATTCCGGTCAAACAGGTACAGGTTGTGGACAGTCATCTGCAGGGCAGGGAATGTGAGCCTCGCTCCGGAACGGCCCCCACTCCGTGGGATCAGGTTCCCGTACCCACAGCCTTCCAACCGGGACTCACCGGAACTGCTCCGAGTGCCTGTCAGGAGTTACTTCCGGTTTCCACGGAGCTCCGCCCCTTGGGGGGTTCTCACCCAGCGGCGCCGGGGCATTAACTCCGCTCCAAAGCCACTCGTCAGACTCCGCCTCCCTCCCTTAGCCAATCTGTGGCCACCGGAGCCGCGCACGCGCGGCCAGGCGCTCGGAATACAATAGTTATGTGAGCATCTGCGAGCGTGGTCTCGCGGGCGGGTGACGTCATCGAGGCCAGAGAGGAGGAGCCGTGGACAGTGGGCGGGAGGCTGCCAACGGTTTTGAGCGTAGAGGGAGGCGCGAGAGGGGGATCTCAGGGGAGGAGGCCAATCGCTTGCCCCCCACTTTGGCAAACTGGGGGCTGAGGACTGGAAGGGTGGAGAGTAGGCGGAATCAGGTGGTCGTCGGGGTAGAGGATCTCGGGCTAGGCTTGAGGGCGGCGTGCTTTTTAGGGACGACTTAGGGCGTGACTGAGGGTTCACAAAGTTTCTTTTGGGGTGGTCGGGAGGGAGAGATTCTAGGGAGCAAGGAAGCTTGCTATGGCTTTCTTGCCAGGAGGGGTCGGAGGGCAAGTACAAGGGAGCTGACCCTGGGTAGAACGGGTGAAGAGGTGGGGGAGCGTGAGGTTCCTCCCTCTCTTGAGACTGGAGCCAGTTGAGGGACAAGTAGGGAAGGGGGACAGAAAATGGGCCCCTAGTGGATTTGGGTCCGTTTCCGTTGGGACGTTTTGGGCGTGAGAACTTAAGAGCTCAGTTGACCGGGGATAGCCTGTTCCGGAGTTGATGTGCAGCTTCCAGCACTCGtagctgggaggaggagcttcAGCGGCGCTGTTGTCCCACAGTAGGTCTTCTGTCCGCACCCCCTCTGCGCTGCACCGTCTTAACACTGTTCCCAGGAGCTGGGGAAAGGGATGCTTTTGCCCACTCCCATGGGCCCTGGAACTGGTGGAAACCTTTCCTCTAACCATAAAGCCTCGATGCCCTTAATTCACCAAGGATCCTTGGCGTGGAGTCTTCCTCCCTTCACCAAAATCTTTCTTCGTGAACTTTTCCTCCTGGACTTTGCTACAGCAGAACCTCCCAGCTCTGTGCTGTCTCCGGTTGTCTCTTCCCTGTATTCATGGCAACATCAGCTGACAGCCCCCGTTCACCCCTCGGGGCGGAGGATCTCCTGAGTGATTCCTCAGAACCCCCTGGGCTCAACCAAGTGTCGTCTGAAGTGACCTCCCAGCTCTATGCTTCTTTGCGCCTCAGCCGGCAGGCGGAGGCCCGAGCCCAACTGTATTTACCCACCACCTCCCCGCCTCATGAAGGGTTAGACGGCTTAGCCCAAGAATTGAGTCGAAGCTTGTCAGTCGGATTGGAAAACAACTTGAAGAAAAAGGTGAGGGAAGTGTGTCTTGGAGACCACTGTGGCACCAGACACCAGAGAGTCTTGGGATTGGGGTTGGTAAAAGTAAAAAACTTTGATGAGATTTGAACTCTTCTTGTTGGATTTCATATTCCCTTTAACTGCATAGGCAGTCATGCTTATGAGGGAGGGAGTGACCTGGGACAccataatttgaaaattatgGAACTTCCTAGTGTTTTTTGTGAGAGACATCTCTGCTCCGAGTAGATAGAGCAAACCTATGGGGTAGGTTGGTGAGCTGTTTCCTGTGTACTTGGAATGGGGAAGATTTCTTGATCCCAAGAGGGAACTAGGGACTTAGGATAGCGGCTCGGATCCTTCCAGCTCAACACTATTTTGATAGTATGGTTCCAACTCTGGCATGTACATCATTAAGACGTAGTTTAGTCAACTACAACATGTAACAGAGAAGATAGTTATTAGTACTGTATAGAAAAGGTGTCATAGTCAATTTGCAGTCTGGTTAGGTCTTCCAGAGTTTGGAAATAATAGCCATAAGCCACACAGTCCTTACATTTGTTCTTGAATTGGCAAGAATCTCCACAATTCTTGTCTTACACCTCctcagttattttatttacattctcTTTCTGGCTTCTATAGTGTTTGAATTTCTGACTCAAGGTTAGGACATCCCTTATTGTATCTGtttggtttttcttgttttccaaagtgctggagtgAAAATTCTACCCTGGCAATAGGTAGGAGACAGATAACACAGGTTGCATCTGATTTCCGTGTGGCTTTTTTTCTAGGATGGTTCTAAGCATATCTTTGAGATGGAAAGTGTTCGGGGTCAGCTCCAGACCATGCTCCAAACCTCACGTGATACA encodes:
- the TRAPPC1 gene encoding trafficking protein particle complex subunit 1 isoform X1, whose translation is MTVHNLYLFDRNGVCLHYSEWHRKKQAGIPKEEEYKLMYGMLFSIRSFVSKMSPLDMKDGFLAFQTSRYKLHYYETPTGIKVVMNTDLGVGPIRDVLHHIYSALYVELVVKNPLCPLGQTVQSELFRSRLDSYVRSLPFFSARAG